A single Actinomadura algeriensis DNA region contains:
- a CDS encoding (2,3-dihydroxybenzoyl)adenylate synthase, whose protein sequence is MTEPTAPTRPTAPTAPTEPDQNGFTPWPEDLADRYIAEGYWGDRLLGDVLNGDVLRDDPGRIALVAGDERLSYADLDRRADRAAAGWLRLGVRRGDRVVVQLPNSAGFVVTFLALVRIGAAPVLALPAHRESEIGYLCELAGARAYAAADRDGAFDYRVMARALPVEHVVIEGDAQEFTALADVDADPVEIERPDPATVGVFLLSGGTTGLPKLIPRTHRDYVYNLEASAEVCGFGGRTVYLVVLPAAHNFALACPGILGVLATGGTVVLAPSGSPDEAFPLIERERATVCAVVPPIALLWLDAVSWAEEDVSSLELLQVGGAKFAAERAAEVPGTLGCRVQQVFGMAEGLLNYTRLDDPRELAEGTQGRPLSPADEIRIVDGDGADVAPGEIGELLTRGPYTLRGYYRAPEHNARSFTPDGFYRTGDLVRRLPSGHLVVEGREKDQINRGGDKVSAEELENHLLAHPAVHDAAVVGLPDPMMGERTCAFLVVRDTAPTLPEIKEFLRGRGLAAYKFPDRIETVDTFPRTPVGKISKKELAARLA, encoded by the coding sequence GTGACCGAACCGACCGCACCGACCCGACCGACCGCACCGACCGCACCGACCGAACCGGACCAGAACGGCTTCACCCCCTGGCCGGAGGACCTCGCGGACCGCTACATCGCCGAGGGGTACTGGGGCGACCGTCTCCTCGGCGACGTCCTGAACGGCGACGTCCTGCGCGACGACCCGGGCCGCATCGCGCTCGTCGCCGGCGACGAGCGGCTCTCGTACGCGGACCTGGACCGCCGCGCCGACCGCGCCGCCGCCGGATGGCTCCGCCTCGGTGTCCGCCGCGGCGACCGCGTCGTCGTCCAGCTCCCCAACTCCGCCGGGTTCGTCGTGACGTTCCTCGCGCTCGTGCGGATCGGCGCCGCGCCCGTCCTCGCGCTCCCCGCGCACCGGGAGAGCGAGATCGGCTACCTGTGCGAGCTGGCCGGGGCCCGCGCGTACGCCGCCGCCGACCGCGACGGCGCGTTCGACTACCGGGTCATGGCGCGCGCGCTGCCGGTCGAGCACGTCGTCATCGAGGGCGACGCGCAGGAGTTCACCGCCCTCGCCGACGTCGACGCCGACCCGGTGGAGATCGAACGGCCGGATCCGGCCACCGTCGGGGTTTTCCTGCTCTCCGGCGGCACCACCGGGCTGCCGAAGCTGATCCCGCGGACGCACCGCGACTACGTCTACAACCTGGAGGCCAGCGCCGAGGTGTGCGGCTTCGGCGGCCGCACCGTCTACCTGGTCGTCCTCCCGGCCGCGCACAACTTCGCGCTCGCCTGCCCGGGGATCCTCGGGGTGCTCGCGACGGGCGGGACGGTCGTGCTGGCGCCGTCGGGCTCACCGGACGAGGCGTTCCCGCTCATCGAACGCGAACGCGCCACCGTCTGCGCGGTCGTCCCGCCGATCGCGCTGCTGTGGCTGGACGCCGTGTCGTGGGCCGAGGAGGACGTGTCGTCCCTCGAACTCCTCCAGGTCGGCGGCGCCAAGTTCGCCGCCGAACGCGCCGCCGAGGTGCCCGGCACGCTCGGCTGCCGCGTCCAGCAGGTGTTCGGGATGGCAGAGGGCCTGCTCAACTACACGCGGCTCGACGACCCCCGCGAACTGGCGGAAGGGACGCAGGGCCGGCCGCTGTCCCCGGCCGACGAGATCCGGATCGTCGACGGCGACGGCGCCGACGTCGCGCCCGGCGAGATCGGGGAGCTGCTCACCCGCGGCCCGTACACGCTGCGCGGCTACTACCGGGCGCCCGAGCACAACGCGCGCTCGTTCACCCCCGACGGCTTCTACCGCACCGGCGACCTCGTGCGGCGGCTGCCGTCCGGCCACCTGGTCGTGGAGGGACGCGAGAAGGACCAGATCAACCGGGGCGGCGACAAGGTCTCCGCGGAGGAGCTGGAGAACCACCTGCTCGCCCACCCGGCGGTGCACGACGCCGCCGTCGTCGGTCTCCCCGACCCGATGATGGGGGAGCGGACGTGCGCGTTCCTCGTCGTCCGGGACACGGCGCCGACGCTGCCCGAGATCAAGGAGTTCCTGCGCGGGCGCGGCCTCGCCGCCTACAAGTTCCCCGACCGGATCGAGACCGTCGACACGTTCCCCCGGACCCCCGTCGGCAAGATCAGCAAGAAGGAGCTGGCCGCCCGCCTCGCCTGA
- a CDS encoding non-ribosomal peptide synthetase, with protein sequence MLTREELHTLLADVLGEPAAADDNLIELGMDSIRLMQLTGRLRRRGVEIRFAELAERPTLGQWWDLLVERGQAESEPPPGDDGAALDPAEIEPADPFPLGLMQHAYWIGRDSGQSLGSVAAHLYVELDGRAVDPGRFEDAVRALARRHPMLRVAVLDDGTQRILPERPEPAVTVHDLRDAPDAAGELERVRDEMSRQRLPIEDGRVFDARLSLLPDGTARLHLDVDMVAADAMSYRVMLADLAALYDGETLAPIRYGYARYLADDPRAEARERDRQWWAARLADLPGPPELPVVPEPGDRVERRHHWLSPPDKERFLARAHAAGVTPAMALAAVFAEVIGAWSATPRFLLNLPLFHREPVHPDVDAVVGDFTGSIMLEVDLTEDATFLERARALQATLHTAGAHSDYSGLEVLRDLSRARGEQVLAPVVYTSALNLGELFGDAVRERFGEPAWIISQGPQVLLDAQVTEVSGGLLLNWDVRVPAFPDGVAEAMFDAYTSAITRLGSSGADWDEPLGAGATPERLRVRRRPDSSPPPPSTLTRGFFEHARRAPGAPALHWGDDGTLTYGELADRALRTASALVAAGVRPGDRVSIELPKGPEQAAAALGVLAAGAAYVPISPDQPAVRRDRIRATAAVAAVLGEPERGGGAPAVVGADRVRAAEPLAEPVAVRPDQVAYVLFTSGSTGEPKGVEVSHGAAMNTIGDLVERFGIAADDVTLGVSALDFDLSVFDLFAAWTAGGAVAVPRDDERRDPVRWAELARRWSVTVLNCVPSVMEMLLRTGPVPALRLVLLGGDWVGTHLPALLRETAPDARFAALGGTTETAIHSTVQEVAGDVPADWAAVPYGVPLGGVACRVVDESGRDRPDWAAGELWIGGAGVADGYAGDPARTADRFVTVDGIRWYRTGDLARYRPDGTIEFLGRRDHQVKIRGFRIELGEVEAALRDHPSTGRAVAFVADGRLAAALVPQDGPGAGLDRDAVLARAQELLPPHMVPELLVALDELPLTANGKVDRKALVASAAAEAGRADAADAEPKTALERVLARIVAEVLGRERVGADADFFALGGDSVLATTVVARLREALDTGALPVRVLFAERTVARVCRRFAELDETPGRLEAVAAIWLEVEALSEEEIAARLG encoded by the coding sequence GTGCTGACCCGGGAAGAGCTGCACACCCTGCTGGCGGACGTCCTCGGCGAACCCGCCGCGGCCGACGACAACCTCATCGAGCTCGGCATGGACTCGATCCGGCTCATGCAGCTGACCGGACGGCTGCGCCGCCGGGGCGTCGAGATCCGCTTCGCCGAGCTGGCCGAGCGGCCCACTCTCGGCCAATGGTGGGACCTGCTCGTGGAACGCGGCCAGGCCGAGAGCGAACCGCCCCCCGGTGACGACGGGGCCGCCCTCGACCCCGCGGAGATCGAGCCCGCCGACCCGTTCCCGCTGGGCCTCATGCAGCACGCGTACTGGATCGGCCGCGACTCCGGGCAGTCGCTCGGCTCCGTCGCCGCGCACCTGTACGTCGAGCTGGACGGCCGCGCCGTCGACCCCGGCCGGTTCGAGGACGCCGTCCGGGCGCTCGCCCGGCGGCACCCGATGCTGCGCGTCGCCGTCCTCGACGACGGCACGCAGCGCATCCTGCCCGAGCGCCCCGAGCCCGCCGTCACCGTCCACGACCTGCGGGACGCGCCGGACGCGGCCGGTGAGCTCGAGCGCGTCCGGGACGAGATGTCGCGGCAGCGGCTCCCCATCGAGGACGGCCGCGTGTTCGACGCCCGGCTCAGCCTGCTGCCGGACGGCACGGCCCGCCTGCACCTCGACGTCGACATGGTCGCCGCCGACGCGATGAGCTACCGCGTCATGCTCGCCGACCTGGCCGCGCTGTACGACGGCGAGACCCTCGCCCCGATCCGTTACGGCTACGCCCGCTATCTCGCCGACGACCCGCGCGCCGAGGCCCGCGAACGCGACCGCCAATGGTGGGCCGCGCGCCTCGCCGACCTGCCCGGCCCGCCCGAACTCCCGGTCGTCCCCGAGCCCGGCGACCGCGTCGAGCGCAGGCACCACTGGCTCTCGCCGCCCGACAAGGAACGGTTCCTCGCCCGCGCGCACGCCGCCGGCGTCACCCCCGCGATGGCGCTCGCGGCGGTGTTCGCCGAGGTCATCGGCGCGTGGTCGGCGACACCGCGGTTCCTGCTGAACCTGCCGCTGTTCCACCGCGAGCCCGTCCACCCCGACGTGGACGCCGTCGTCGGCGACTTCACCGGCTCGATCATGCTCGAGGTCGACCTCACCGAGGACGCGACGTTCCTCGAGCGGGCCCGCGCCCTGCAGGCCACCCTGCACACGGCGGGCGCGCACAGCGACTACTCGGGCCTGGAGGTGCTGCGCGACCTGTCTCGCGCGCGCGGCGAGCAGGTGCTCGCGCCGGTCGTCTACACGAGCGCGCTCAACCTCGGCGAACTGTTCGGCGACGCGGTCCGCGAACGCTTCGGCGAACCCGCGTGGATCATCTCGCAGGGACCGCAGGTGCTCCTGGACGCCCAGGTCACCGAGGTCTCCGGCGGCCTGCTCCTCAACTGGGACGTGCGCGTGCCCGCGTTCCCCGACGGCGTCGCCGAGGCGATGTTCGACGCGTACACGTCCGCGATCACCCGCCTGGGATCGTCCGGCGCCGACTGGGACGAACCCCTCGGCGCCGGCGCGACGCCCGAGCGGCTGCGCGTCCGGCGGCGCCCCGACTCGTCCCCGCCGCCTCCGTCGACGCTCACGCGCGGCTTCTTCGAGCACGCGCGCCGCGCGCCCGGCGCGCCCGCCCTGCACTGGGGCGACGACGGCACCCTGACGTACGGCGAACTCGCCGACCGCGCCCTGCGCACTGCGTCGGCGCTCGTCGCCGCGGGCGTCCGCCCCGGCGACCGCGTCTCGATCGAGCTGCCCAAGGGCCCGGAGCAGGCCGCCGCCGCGCTCGGCGTCCTGGCCGCGGGGGCCGCGTACGTCCCGATCAGCCCCGACCAGCCCGCCGTGCGCCGCGACCGGATCCGCGCGACGGCCGCCGTCGCCGCCGTCCTCGGCGAGCCGGAACGCGGCGGCGGTGCTCCCGCGGTCGTCGGCGCCGACCGCGTCCGCGCCGCCGAACCGCTCGCGGAGCCTGTCGCGGTGCGGCCCGACCAGGTGGCGTACGTCCTGTTCACGTCCGGTTCGACCGGCGAGCCGAAGGGCGTCGAGGTGTCGCACGGCGCCGCGATGAACACCATCGGCGACCTCGTCGAGCGGTTCGGCATCGCCGCCGACGACGTCACGCTCGGGGTCTCGGCGCTGGACTTCGACCTGTCGGTGTTCGACCTGTTCGCCGCGTGGACGGCGGGCGGCGCGGTCGCGGTGCCGCGCGACGACGAGCGGCGCGATCCCGTCCGCTGGGCCGAGCTGGCCCGCCGGTGGTCGGTGACGGTGCTGAACTGCGTGCCGTCGGTCATGGAGATGCTCCTGCGCACCGGGCCCGTCCCGGCGCTGCGGCTGGTGCTGCTCGGCGGCGACTGGGTCGGGACGCACCTGCCCGCGCTGCTGCGCGAGACGGCCCCGGACGCCCGGTTCGCCGCGCTCGGCGGGACGACCGAGACCGCGATCCACTCCACGGTGCAGGAGGTCGCGGGCGACGTCCCCGCCGACTGGGCCGCCGTGCCCTACGGGGTGCCGCTGGGCGGCGTGGCCTGCCGGGTCGTGGACGAGTCGGGCCGCGACCGTCCGGACTGGGCGGCGGGGGAGCTGTGGATCGGCGGCGCGGGCGTGGCCGACGGCTACGCGGGCGACCCGGCGCGGACGGCCGACCGGTTCGTCACCGTCGACGGGATCCGCTGGTACCGGACCGGCGACCTCGCCCGCTACCGGCCGGACGGGACGATCGAGTTCCTCGGCCGCCGCGACCACCAGGTGAAGATCCGCGGGTTCCGGATCGAGCTGGGCGAGGTCGAGGCCGCGCTGCGCGACCACCCGTCCACCGGGCGGGCCGTGGCGTTCGTGGCGGACGGCCGGCTCGCCGCCGCGCTCGTCCCGCAGGACGGGCCGGGCGCCGGGCTCGACCGGGACGCGGTCCTGGCGCGCGCCCAGGAGCTGCTGCCGCCGCACATGGTCCCGGAGCTGCTCGTCGCGCTGGACGAGCTCCCGCTCACCGCCAACGGCAAGGTCGACCGGAAAGCGCTCGTCGCGTCCGCCGCCGCCGAGGCGGGACGGGCGGACGCGGCGGACGCCGAACCGAAGACCGCCCTGGAAAGGGTGCTGGCCCGGATCGTCGCCGAGGTGCTGGGGAGGGAACGCGTCGGCGCGGACGCCGACTTCTTCGCCCTCGGCGGCGACTCCGTTCTCGCCACGACGGTCGTGGCGCGGCTCCGCGAGGCCCTCGACACCGGCGCGCTGCCGGTGCGGGTGCTGTTCGCCGAGCGGACGGTGGCGCGGGTGTGCCGGCGGTTCGCGGAGCTCGACGAGACCCCCGGACGTCTGGAGGCGGTCGCCGCGATCTGGCTGGAGGTCGAGGCGCTGTCGGAAGAGGAGATCGCCGCCCGCCTCGGGTGA
- the panD gene encoding aspartate 1-decarboxylase — translation MNGKIHRATVTQADLHYVGSLTIDAELMAAADIVEGEQVHVVDITNGSRLVTYAITGEAGSGVIGINGAAARIVQPGDLVIIITYATVAEADRGGHRPRVVHVDGANRVVALGDDPAEPVPGAPTTGRDAQFAGR, via the coding sequence ATGAACGGAAAGATCCACCGTGCGACTGTGACACAGGCGGACCTGCACTACGTCGGGTCGCTGACGATCGACGCCGAGCTGATGGCCGCCGCCGACATCGTGGAGGGCGAACAGGTCCACGTCGTCGACATCACCAACGGGTCCCGGCTCGTCACCTACGCCATCACCGGAGAGGCCGGCAGCGGGGTGATCGGGATCAACGGCGCCGCGGCCCGCATCGTGCAGCCCGGCGACCTGGTCATCATCATCACCTACGCCACCGTGGCCGAGGCCGACCGCGGCGGGCACCGCCCGCGCGTCGTCCACGTGGACGGCGCCAACCGCGTCGTCGCGCTCGGCGACGACCCGGCCGAACCGGTCCCGGGGGCGCCCACCACCGGACGCGACGCGCAGTTCGCCGGACGGTGA
- a CDS encoding FecCD family ABC transporter permease, producing MPRRVGRWGGLVLLAAVLLLTVVASFAIGAESVPFREVLPSVLSPDGTQHSLIVHELRLPRTMLGIVVGIALGLAGAVMQALTRNPLAEPGLLGVNGGAALAIVIVIGFFDVDEVLVYVWAAFGGAAGAAALVYAIGARGRGGASPARLVLAGAAVNAVFSALTAGLMLLSPQSFNGFRFWQVGYLAGRDLGIFWRVLPFVAAGTFLAIVLARPMNALGLGDDAGKALGAKPGRTRALGALAIVLLCGAATAAAGPIVFLGLAVPFIVRAIVGPDLRWVVPFSLLLAPVLLLWADIAGRVVAPGELETGIVTAFVGAPLFIVMVRRGRTREL from the coding sequence TTGCCGCGTCGCGTGGGCCGCTGGGGCGGTCTGGTCCTCCTCGCGGCCGTGCTGCTGCTGACGGTCGTCGCGAGCTTCGCCATCGGGGCCGAATCGGTCCCGTTCCGCGAGGTGCTGCCGTCGGTGCTGTCCCCGGACGGGACGCAGCATTCGCTGATCGTCCACGAGTTGCGGCTGCCCCGGACGATGCTCGGCATCGTGGTGGGGATCGCGCTGGGGCTCGCCGGGGCGGTGATGCAGGCGCTCACCCGCAACCCGCTCGCCGAACCGGGGCTGCTCGGCGTCAACGGCGGCGCGGCCCTCGCGATCGTGATCGTCATCGGGTTCTTCGACGTGGACGAGGTCCTCGTCTACGTGTGGGCGGCGTTCGGCGGCGCGGCGGGCGCGGCGGCGCTGGTGTACGCGATCGGCGCGCGCGGGCGCGGCGGCGCGTCGCCCGCCCGGCTCGTCCTCGCGGGCGCCGCGGTCAACGCGGTGTTCAGCGCGCTCACCGCGGGGCTGATGCTGCTCAGCCCGCAGAGCTTCAACGGGTTCCGGTTCTGGCAGGTCGGATACCTCGCGGGCCGCGACCTCGGCATCTTCTGGCGGGTGCTTCCGTTCGTGGCCGCCGGAACGTTCCTGGCGATCGTGCTGGCCCGCCCGATGAACGCGCTGGGCCTCGGCGACGACGCGGGGAAGGCGCTCGGCGCGAAGCCCGGACGGACGCGCGCGCTCGGCGCGCTCGCGATCGTCCTGCTGTGCGGGGCGGCGACCGCGGCGGCGGGCCCGATCGTGTTCCTGGGGCTCGCGGTCCCGTTCATCGTGCGGGCGATCGTCGGGCCCGACCTGCGCTGGGTGGTGCCGTTCTCGCTGCTGCTGGCGCCCGTCCTGCTGCTGTGGGCCGACATCGCCGGACGGGTCGTCGCGCCGGGCGAACTGGAGACGGGGATCGTCACGGCGTTCGTCGGGGCGCCGCTGTTCATCGTGATGGTGCGGCGGGGAAGGACGCGGGAACTGTGA
- the entS gene encoding enterobactin transporter EntS: MDISPLRDSRPFRDVFVARTVSVFGIGMLAVALPVQVYAMTGSTVHVGAVSAAEGFALLAGFLWGGVLADRHDRRRLMVRARVFAGIGFALLTLNAFLPSPSLSALYVLAAWDGFATGVSVTALLAATPALVRPDKLVAAGALNALTVRLGSMLSPALGGLVVSAFGVGWNYAAAALGTLGTVTLLTRLPALPATRDGETAEENPLRAIGSGLHFVATHRVVGSLMLLGLLFMVAGGIPVLMPAFAEHALDGGPSTVGLLYAAPACGAVLASVTSGWAGRSRRPGLTLLAASVAGFAALACLGLARHPALAVAILFGYGFVASIEEILRYGLIQTHTPASHLGRVNALWAAQETGGEAVGAIGAGALGRYLAPGAAIVVYGTVSAVLAFTLALTLTGLRTATLGPAADPGPDADGGTGTGPGSGAPMDAEPEPR; encoded by the coding sequence ATGGACATCAGTCCCCTGCGCGACAGCAGGCCGTTCCGCGACGTGTTCGTCGCCCGTACCGTCTCGGTCTTCGGGATCGGGATGCTGGCGGTCGCCCTGCCCGTGCAGGTCTACGCCATGACCGGATCGACGGTGCACGTCGGCGCCGTCTCGGCCGCCGAGGGGTTCGCGCTGCTGGCCGGGTTCCTGTGGGGCGGCGTGCTCGCCGACCGGCACGACCGGCGCCGGCTGATGGTGCGGGCGCGCGTCTTCGCCGGGATCGGGTTCGCGCTGCTGACGCTGAACGCGTTCCTGCCGTCCCCGTCCCTGTCCGCCCTCTACGTGCTCGCCGCGTGGGACGGCTTCGCGACGGGCGTCAGCGTCACCGCGCTGCTCGCCGCGACGCCCGCGCTCGTCCGTCCCGACAAGCTCGTCGCGGCGGGGGCGCTGAACGCGCTGACCGTCCGGCTCGGTTCGATGCTGTCGCCCGCGCTCGGCGGCCTGGTGGTGTCGGCGTTCGGCGTCGGCTGGAACTACGCGGCGGCCGCGCTCGGCACCCTCGGCACCGTCACGCTGCTGACCCGGCTCCCGGCGCTTCCCGCCACGCGGGACGGGGAGACCGCGGAGGAGAATCCGCTGCGCGCCATCGGCTCCGGGCTGCACTTCGTCGCCACCCACCGCGTCGTGGGGTCGCTGATGCTCCTCGGCCTGCTGTTCATGGTGGCGGGCGGCATCCCCGTGCTGATGCCCGCGTTCGCCGAGCACGCCCTGGACGGCGGGCCGAGCACCGTCGGGCTGCTGTACGCGGCGCCCGCGTGCGGAGCCGTGCTGGCGTCGGTCACCAGCGGCTGGGCCGGACGGTCGCGGCGTCCCGGCCTCACGCTGCTGGCGGCGTCCGTGGCCGGGTTCGCCGCGCTCGCCTGCCTCGGCCTCGCCCGGCATCCCGCGCTCGCCGTCGCGATCCTGTTCGGCTACGGGTTCGTCGCGTCGATCGAGGAGATCCTGCGGTACGGGCTCATCCAGACGCACACGCCCGCCTCCCATCTCGGCCGGGTCAACGCGCTGTGGGCGGCGCAGGAGACCGGCGGCGAGGCCGTCGGCGCGATCGGCGCCGGGGCCCTCGGCCGGTACCTGGCGCCCGGCGCCGCCATCGTCGTGTACGGGACGGTCAGCGCCGTCCTCGCCTTCACGCTCGCGCTCACCCTCACCGGCCTGCGCACGGCGACGCTGGGCCCCGCGGCCGACCCCGGCCCGGACGCGGACGGCGGCACGGGCACGGGGCCCGGGTCCGGCGCCCCGATGGACGCCGAGCCCGAGCCCCGCTGA
- a CDS encoding salicylate synthase produces MESAADPLALMAGLAGSGLFGDHVVYERPGSWTFAGGTLGEVVLEDGELRTRWPGAEPTSRPWTGRPADALREAFAAAPLPVWNAYGWIAFEFAAERCNGTAAERRDGTGAERHNGTAAERRDDAAAASGGRLAHLVVPRVEVRVQDGRAHITGVDGDEIERVAKLLAAGGAAPPAAASPVDVRTGGDAYREKVARAVADIGAGRYQKVIVSRRLDISHPVDTVATYARGRAANTPARSFLFDLDGFQAAGFSPEVLASVDADGTVMTQPLAGTRAFGRGADADARTRRELESDPKEIFEHAVSVRTSQDELYRVCAPGTVRVTGFMTVKERGSVQHLGSSVSGALAPGRTCWDALDALFPGVTASGIPKPEAIEAIGGLEERRGLYSGAVLAVSHDGSLDSALVLRALYNRDGRAWLRAGAGIVSGSTPEREYEETCEKLSSIAPYVVPLAR; encoded by the coding sequence GTGGAGAGCGCCGCCGACCCCCTGGCCCTGATGGCCGGGCTGGCCGGTTCCGGGCTGTTCGGCGACCACGTGGTCTACGAGCGGCCCGGCTCGTGGACGTTCGCGGGCGGCACGCTCGGCGAGGTGGTCCTCGAGGACGGCGAGCTCCGCACCCGGTGGCCGGGGGCGGAGCCGACGTCCCGGCCGTGGACGGGACGTCCCGCCGACGCGCTCCGCGAGGCGTTCGCGGCGGCGCCGCTGCCGGTGTGGAACGCGTACGGATGGATCGCGTTCGAATTCGCTGCGGAGCGGTGCAACGGTACTGCCGCGGAGCGGCGCGACGGTACTGGTGCGGAGCGGCACAACGGTACTGCCGCGGAGCGGCGCGACGACGCCGCCGCCGCGTCGGGCGGGCGGCTCGCGCACCTGGTCGTCCCGCGTGTCGAGGTCCGGGTGCAGGACGGGCGCGCGCACATCACCGGCGTGGACGGCGACGAGATCGAGCGGGTGGCGAAGCTGCTCGCGGCGGGCGGGGCGGCCCCGCCCGCCGCGGCGTCCCCGGTGGACGTGCGGACCGGCGGCGACGCCTACCGCGAGAAGGTCGCGCGGGCCGTCGCCGACATCGGCGCGGGCCGCTACCAGAAGGTGATCGTTTCCCGGAGGCTAGACATTTCTCACCCCGTGGACACCGTCGCGACCTATGCGCGGGGGCGTGCCGCGAACACTCCCGCGCGGTCGTTCCTGTTCGATCTCGACGGGTTCCAGGCCGCCGGGTTCAGCCCCGAGGTGCTCGCGAGCGTCGACGCGGACGGCACCGTGATGACGCAGCCGCTCGCGGGGACGCGGGCGTTCGGGCGCGGAGCGGACGCCGACGCCCGGACGCGGCGGGAGCTGGAGAGCGACCCGAAGGAGATCTTCGAGCACGCGGTGTCGGTCCGCACGTCCCAGGACGAGCTGTACCGCGTGTGCGCGCCGGGCACCGTCCGGGTCACCGGATTCATGACGGTGAAGGAGCGGGGCAGCGTGCAGCATCTCGGGTCGAGCGTGAGCGGCGCGCTCGCCCCCGGCCGAACCTGCTGGGACGCGCTCGACGCGCTGTTCCCCGGGGTGACGGCGTCGGGCATCCCGAAGCCCGAGGCGATCGAGGCCATCGGCGGGCTGGAGGAGCGCCGCGGCCTGTACTCGGGCGCGGTCCTGGCGGTGTCGCACGACGGGTCGCTCGACTCGGCGCTCGTCCTGCGCGCCCTCTACAACCGGGACGGGCGGGCGTGGCTGCGGGCGGGCGCGGGCATCGTCAGCGGTTCCACGCCGGAGCGCGAGTACGAGGAGACGTGCGAGAAGCTGTCCAGCATCGCGCCGTACGTCGTGCCGCTCGCCCGGTAG
- a CDS encoding FecCD family ABC transporter permease codes for MSASTGRAMTSRVVRVGAVSVRWEPRVAAVCGTLALLAAGAAVLVVGSGDFPISPPDVVAALLGQGDRATEFIVQTLRLPRAVTGLLVGLALGLSGAIFQSMSRNPLGSPDLIGFTTGSATGALLQILVWGGGAVAVTASSAAGAVLTALAVYLVAYRRGGGVAGIRLVLVGVAAAAMLQALNSYLLTRAELTEAYEAAFWLTGSLNGRDWGQAVPLAIALAVLVPAALLLSRGLGMGELGDDAAQALGVPVQRTRLLLVIVGVGLVAAATAAAGPVPFVALAAPQLARRLTRRAGAQLFPAALTGAALLACSDLISLHLPVAIPVGVVTGVLGGVYLAWLLSTSGRKGVG; via the coding sequence GTGAGCGCCTCGACGGGCAGGGCGATGACGAGCCGTGTCGTGCGGGTGGGCGCGGTGTCGGTGCGGTGGGAGCCGCGCGTGGCGGCGGTGTGCGGGACGCTCGCGCTGCTCGCGGCGGGCGCGGCGGTGCTCGTCGTCGGCTCCGGCGACTTCCCCATCTCGCCGCCGGACGTGGTGGCGGCCCTCCTCGGGCAGGGCGACCGCGCGACCGAGTTCATCGTGCAGACGCTGCGGCTGCCGCGCGCGGTGACGGGGCTGCTGGTCGGCCTGGCGCTCGGCCTCAGCGGCGCCATCTTCCAGAGCATGTCGCGCAACCCGCTCGGCAGCCCCGACCTCATCGGCTTCACGACGGGATCGGCGACGGGCGCGCTGCTGCAGATCCTCGTGTGGGGCGGCGGCGCGGTCGCCGTCACGGCCAGCTCGGCGGCCGGGGCGGTGCTGACCGCCCTCGCGGTCTACCTGGTCGCCTACCGGCGCGGCGGCGGAGTGGCCGGGATACGGCTCGTGCTGGTCGGCGTCGCCGCGGCGGCGATGCTGCAGGCGCTGAACTCCTACCTGCTCACGCGGGCCGAGCTGACCGAGGCGTACGAGGCCGCGTTCTGGCTGACCGGCAGTCTCAACGGGCGCGACTGGGGCCAGGCGGTGCCGCTCGCGATCGCGCTCGCGGTGCTCGTCCCGGCCGCGCTGCTGCTGTCGCGCGGCCTCGGCATGGGGGAGCTGGGGGACGACGCCGCGCAGGCGCTCGGCGTTCCGGTGCAGCGCACGCGGCTGCTGCTGGTGATCGTCGGGGTCGGGCTCGTCGCGGCGGCGACCGCGGCGGCCGGGCCGGTCCCGTTCGTCGCGCTGGCCGCGCCGCAGCTCGCCCGGCGGCTGACCCGCCGTGCCGGGGCGCAGCTGTTCCCGGCGGCGCTGACCGGCGCCGCGCTGCTGGCCTGCAGTGACCTGATCTCCCTGCACCTGCCGGTCGCGATTCCGGTGGGGGTCGTGACGGGCGTCCTGGGCGGCGTCTACCTGGCCTGGCTGCTGTCGACGTCGGGGCGCAAGGGTGTGGGCTGA